The genomic window tagtattattagtaaagacgctgggagcagtgaagatgttaaaagtagaatagccaaggctcaggatgttctttcacagttaaaaaaaagtctggaagaatagaaagataagtctgcagaccaagattagaatattgaaggGTACAGTGATGGCAGtgatcaaatatggctctgtagcatgggcgctccgaaacgtggatgaagatttacttgatgttttccaaagaaattgtctacggattgttctggatacccggctgactgaccttacttcaaacagtaggctatacgaaaaatgtggttcaattccgctttctatggctataatgaaagacaggttgagatggctaggccacgttctgcggaggAGGGAAGACAGATTGCCGGagaccatctagggctaaacgaaaagcaggctgtcctcgtctggggtgggaggatgtcataaagaaaggttTAAAGGAATTGgaaacttcctgagagggtttAAAGAGAGAGCCTTTGAGTaaattgggatgaaggaggaacgtgtgtagctgtgttggcctcaggcggcttggtgctgtggtaaGTTGTTagttgtaatatatatatatatatatatatatatatatatatatatatatatatatatatatatatatatatatatatatatatatatatatatatatatatatatatatatatatatatatatatatatatatatatatatatatgtttagaGGTTGATTTAATTCTTTTCTGTAATGCATTTAGGGGCTGTTATTCGTTAAATAATTATCTGATGCTGTTTAGATCTGTGTGAAGTACGGAAAGGAGAACACGTTACTTGTAGCTAACCGTCTTGGAAGATCCTCGTCTATGCAACTACTTCAAACTGATGACTGCGTTATGTAGATTAAGGTCTAAACACCAGGAACACTTATTTggctgtttaaaatttttgttgacattgggcacaattttttatttatgttttgtaaaGGTAATTTTCTCTAGATTTTCTTATCGAGTCAAACTTTCTATTAGAGGTAATTGTGCATCTAAATTTGAATACTTAAAACTGCTTAATTTAAAGTCAggtataataattattttcttgtgTCCAGGAAACTGACTACGCCTGTATAGTTAAAATGCCAGCTGGTGAATTTGCAAGAATTGTTCGTGATCTGAGTCAGTTTGGTGAATCAGTAGTTATTTGCTGCACAAAAGAAGGTGTAAAATTCTCTGCCTCCGGTGATATTGGAACTGGTAAGCTGTTCGCcattttttattcagtaaacTCTAAGTAAgtaaatgcaaaacaaaataaaaatgggcAGATAACTTCTTTTTACCACGTTTTACTTAAGTTGCTGACTCTCAGGCCAAAATTTGAGATGCTTATTTGGACCCCTTCCTCTCATGCAATTTGGCTCAAAATTTGTATACAGCTTTGCTTTACCTATCATTTTAATACTCAGATAAGTTTGAATCTCAAAAATACTTAATTATCCTGCAATTTAAAATTTGTGAGAATTGTAGCCCAAACGTACCTTTGCCTCTGCGGATGTGAGCGTTTCTAATAGGCAACTAAAGCATTTATTTGACAAGCATTCTTGCCTTTAAGCTATTTTTAAGTAGGAGCAGTGTATCCGCATATTCAATGCATATTAGATATAGTATGTATTGAAGAACTAAGTAGGCACAATTTACATAGTTTAAGaccaaaaagaattaaataaatactttaTGAAACATAAAACCCCTTTTTACAAATGGACTAAGAAGGGGAAAATATATTTCTCGGTTCTAAAGAATACTTTTGATATACATATTTTAGACATAATTAAAACGTGGCATTTATTTTCACTTGAGATGGTGAAACCACATACTGAGTAATATACAAGTAGATACTGAGCATTTCTAGTTCGCTTTCTGACTTCTAAGttgagaaaacaattttgtatagATTCACTAAAGACGAGATCATACCTTTTGTTGTGTCTTCGTTTTTGTGCTGAAACCGtgtaaatgctttttttttggaagggtgAGATACGAAATTACTGAGAATCGCCGAGGACAAACCGTAAAAATAATAAGATTTAGTTAGGCTAGGCTTAAACCCAACGTTTAGTTAATTCGAGGATCTAATTGGAAATGCGCACCTCCGTCtaacgtgtttatttatttatttgaaagatagacctacaaaacagaaaaacgGAGCACattaattgcaaataaaatgaacaacTCACTTCGCCAATAATGTTGTAAACTGAAACTAAATATTGACTTATCTATGCTCGTAAATATCTTAGAGTACAGTGCAATTGTCAACGGTTGCTTGTTTTTCTACATAGATAGTGAAATCAGCAATGCCCCTATAAGATAAGAATTACGAATTTGTGGGGGGGGTGTGTAGGATTCCAGAGATATTTTGCAAActtgcaacaacaaaaaacagtgTAAAGACATTTACTTGTAAACATTGTAAACATTGTAAACATTTACTTGGAACTTGTAAACATTTTCCAGTACAGAGCAGTAAGTAAGTAATACAGTAGATTTACTAagttgaaaagatttaaaaggagaTGGCAGGcagctgaagttttttttttctatctgaaaCAAAGGGATATCTTGGCAAGGTCAACTTGATGTTCGGTATGAACTAGCAACAGGTTTGGATTGTTGGGTCTCTGTAAAGGATCTAATGGGGAGAATGATTGAAGTAATGTGGTAAGTTGGCTTTATCCTGTGATTTCCTGGTGAAATATCCTCCCAAGGCCTtcccttgattttgaaaagtatgACTTTACACTTTCCGGTGATAAATCCAAGATGTAGTTTTGGAGACATTAACTGTAGCGAGGCAAAGACTTGACTATGACGACGTTTTTGCTGTTGAGCAGTTAATACGGCTGACAGGCCGAGATCATGAAGTACGAAGAAGTAGAAAATGGCTGACTCAGCGTCAATAACTCTATTAGTGAAATGGTCCTTGGTTGGCGCCTTTATTATTCTTAGCAGTCATGCCAAGTGTGGATTTATATGACTAGAGCCAGTTTTCACTATCATTTAGGTTagatgaaaaatttctttttgcgaAAATCCAAGATATGTTTTTCCGTGTACTCATGCATATCTCCTCTCTTTCCCCTATGCCTTACAGGAAAACTTGTGGTCTAAATATGTACTTTTTAATATCACCTTCATTTCTCCGTTGAAGATTCTGATTTTGTTTAGCTAGTTTAGTTTTGGATTTTTAGCTAGGTGAAAAGCAACTAGATAATTTGAATTTCAGCAACTGCAAATAAGTATTATTCCTTCACTCACATTAGGTTGCAACTCATTTAAATCTAATTCTCCCAAGAGTAAAAGTACTTTCTGTGAACAATGATTAAATGTAATTTGATTCATGGTCTCATATTTCTAAATAAGTGAACGTTTTGCCTGTATgtgttttaccaaaatatccTCGCAACATGTTCAAACAGGAAGCGTTGAATGAATAGAGTGCTTACAGAATTTCGAGTTAGACAAAGCTTAGGGATACCTTATTCTTAtgttctatctttttttttatgatggagTTCAAAATCTTCAATATAATTCTTACGTTTATATTTTAGCAGTATATTATGTCTTATCTGAAAAGGAAAGAAGATAAATTATGCTTTATACCTTTGCacataaaaaatattgctttatTCCAGTATTTAAATTGAAGGGGTtatctctttccttttttaggcAACATTAAGCTGGCTCAGAATAAAAACGTTGACAAGGAAGAAGAAGCAGTTATTATTGAAATGAACGAACCAGTGACTCTGACTTTTGCCTGTCGCTACTTAAATTCATTCACTAAAGCAACTCCTCTCTCCAGTCAGGTATGTTTATATTCAACTGAATTTATTTATGATCTGTTGTAAATACTGTGAGAAACGGAGTATAATAtagaaaagaagagaaagatGGAAAATCGCAATTGAAAAGAAACCAAAATCCAAAGCATAACGCCATGGGTATCTATTGATTTGTCTATTGTAACCTTCAATGCATCAGCTGATGACAGCGATAGGGTCTATAATTCTGTTTCTTCTAGTGGCCCAAGAATTACTTACCCAAAGTGGGAGGCCGAGGAGACACTGCATACCGGTAGTATATTTGCTGGAGTTGTTTTGTTTCCATTGCCGAAAAGGAACGCTTAAAAGGGGCAAAGTGCAGAAAATGTGGAATCGGTGATGCGCTGTATAGTTCAGCTAGCAGCCGGCGATTAAAACGAAGCTTGTTAGTGACTACGTCGCCTTAGGCATTGGACGTCCAGCGCTGTGAATGACGAGGAATGAGCTTTCTAGTTGTTTTAAGAGTCACCGATTGGGAGGCCTAAACATTTCATTTCCGGCTTAGGAGCAACCAATACTCCGTCAAGATCACCTTTAAATCTTCGGAAAACTGTACCTCTGCTGAAAAGTAAGAGGTTAGACTTCATGTGTTAAACTTGGGACTTGTCTTTTAATGTTCTCGACAATTTTTCgagaagaaaaaatgtcaaagGCCAGTAGTGTCCGGCTGGGGTTGAAGACACCATCCGCGCACATAATAAGAGATACgtctatattttctaaaatgtaaGAGGAAACAGCTTGGGACTGTGCATCCAGGATAAAGCGTTTCAGCATTAAAAAGATACAGATGTAAAGTTAAAGATTAAAAGGACAAAGCATGTCATCAGCAAGACTGATGACAGGCATGTTtatattgaattgaatttactTATGAATTGTTGTAAATACAGTGAGAAACGGAGTatgatatagaaaaaaaaagaaagatggaaaatcgcacttaaaaaaaaaaattgaaagtataACGCAATGGGTATCTATTGATTCGTTTATTATAACCTTCAATGTATTAGCTGATGACAGCGATGGGGTCTATAATACTGTATCTCCTAGTGGCCCAAAAATTACTTGCACAAGGTGGGAGGCCGAGGAGACACAGCAACTGCATACCGGTAATATATTCGCCGGAGTTGTTTTGTTTCGGTTGTCGAAAACGTACGTTAAAAAGGGGCGAAGTGTAGAAAATTTGGAAGCGTAGATTCGCTGATCTGTTTAGCTAGTAGTCTGCGATTAAAACGAAGTTTATTAGATGCTATTCTGACTTAGGCAATGGACGTCCGGTAATGTAAATTATGGGAAAGGAGCTTTCTAGTTGCTTTAAGAGTCACCGATTGAGAGGCCTAGTCATTTCATTTCTGACTTTGGAGCAACTAATACTCCATCGTAATCACCCTTAAGTATTTCGGGAACTGTACCCATGCTGAATAATAAGACGTCGAACTTTTATGCGTTAAAGTTTGAACTTATCTTTTAATGTTTTCGactcaaaatagaaaaaaaattcttaaatgcCAGTATCCTATAGCTGGGATTGAAGACATCTGTATAAACAATAAGAGatacatttatattttctaagattcaaGAGGAAACCGCTTGGGACTGTGTGTCCAGGATAAAGCATTGGATACAAAGTACGAATAACTCAAGTACTGACTCCGCGTTTGTAAGTTTCAATGGGAATATGCGCGTGAATTATAGAATCAAAAGTACGACTGACATGGGTCTCTGGAACGAGTAACTCTCCTCTTTTATCAGCATTAACCAAGACTAACGACAGTGGCGTCAGTGCCTGAGCGTATCCTATTTCTTTCTGCAACCCAAATTGGTTTGGAGGCATATAACTTTAATCAATAAGTTCAATCGGTTCCTCAAAAACTTCACAAATGATGAGCATTTTGCTTAAGGTGTTTTTCTCCTTAGGGAAAGGAGTAAGGTGACCAGTTGAAAACGAAGAAGGAACTATTCCCATCGAGAGCGCCATTTGGAACAGTGGAGCAAGGTGGGAAAAAAGGGGTGAGGTTCCAAGTAGGAGGTCTTTTGCGCAAACGTTATCTGTACCCCTTGAGAGAGGATTTTCGATTTTACGGATTATAGTTTAAGCTAAATATCTGAACCAGATACAGTAAATTGTGATGTGAGCTCTTTCGAAAGTATCTATTTGAGTGTAACTTTGAAAGGGCTTTTCTATAAATGAGGCAAGTTTTGAAAACTCAAGAAATGTTGTTCCCATAATTCAAAAGGGGGGAGGTGTGTCGGTGTCTAGATACCTAACCAAAATTGGCCTTATTATAAGCCTCAACGTGATGATTCTGGGACTAGCCCTTCAATTTGGAGCCAACTCGTACTTAAAGTCCTAGGGACGAACTACTTTTCCGCTTGTAATAAGGCTCGCGGAAAAAGTGACACACATATATTTAGCTTGTGACGAGTTTTTGTCGATTGAAGACGAAACGTAATTATGGGGTAACTGAAgtgctattttcatttttgcaaGAAGATTATCGATGTAATCCTGGTACTGGGATGTATCAACCTTATTCCATTCTATTACCGTAAGCCATTTAGATTCTTGAGTTACCTGCACACGGTTAAATGGAATCGCAATACCCAAAGACAATGGGAAATGACGAGAAACAATAAAATCTTTTAGTACGGTTACACTTCCTACACCACTGATAATATTACTAGAAACAAGCACATAATCAAGGTTAAGGTAGAAGAGCACTTTCATTTGGAATTAGGCCAAGAAACAGAGCCGTGCGTGGATTATCACTTTTTGTCAAGTGACAATTAAAGTAACCCAAAAAAAAGTGAATGGATCTGCAAgggtataattttatttatacattTACCTGACTTTTTTGCatcctagataaaaaaaaaattcagaacttTCGTCTCTATAGTTTTTCAGCTGGTCGACACATACATTCATAATGACAGTGTCACCATTTTTTCTCCTCTTTATTTGAAGCGTCTTTTGTCTTCCTCTCTGTCTTTTgcagatattaaattttattttgttcagggAAACTAATTGCAATGACGTACATTGCGTTATTGTATTAACAAAAAAGTTTGATCCTACGAAGTATACTGAAATGAAGAGAGCGTATATAGTGGTAGGGAATTTTGAATAGAGAAATAGGTATAGTCCCCGTGTTACCATATTGATATCTATTTCAATGTTGTGTCAAGTGGGACGTACAGCAGTTTGGATTCTAAGTGTCTTATTCTGCTTTTTAACATAAAAGTAGATATCCTAATGAATCCTACATTGCCAGGGAAACTACTTCTTTCGCTGCAAATAGCTCTCGCACTGAAATCAAGATTaataatggcaaaaaaaaaaagtttcattttccgtCGGACGTGAGCTCCTTGTGTTGTATTTTATCAGATGCCTCAAATAGCAAAGGCTTATTAATTCCTTTCAAAGCTATGCAGTTCTTGCAGCaatattggccaaattcaatCAGCACCAAATCGGCCAATTTCAATTTCACATACATAAAATAGTTGtcaattacataaataatttggCCAAAATGGTTATATGTGGACagtttaaattgatttttttatgttccTTTAATCTTTACCGAattctattatgtaacaagccAACTAACCCGCCACCTCCCACTCCTATACACAgcaaaaaaagcacaaattttAGTGAAAGTCTCTATTCGGTCTCCGAGTTCTAAGACAAAGCAGGGTAAAATCACCCGTTTGTGTATAAAGCTCTTCACTTTTTAATGCCTCTCTGACTGCAAGCATCTTTATATTTAATGAGATATAGTCGCTTACctttatacataaaaaaactcaAGTTCCCTTATTCccttatatattattattatccaAAACCGGCTGAGTTGTCGGCGGTGCGATTGTAGATGTCTCTGCTGGCTGTTCTGTAGCATTACGTTATAGTTTTCAGATTGGCTGTTAACTGATGAGTGTTATGGACGCTAAAGAATTATACAAGGTAAGACATTGCTTTCGAGTGTGTCTATGGGAAAGGAGAGGATTCTCCGTTGTCAAAATTAGCGTATTGgaatgtatgttggaaaaaatttcgAAATTGGACGTTAAAGTCGACAGTGGAATTCATAGACGTTTCTACTGATTCTTACGTTTAATGTTATGTTATTATATGGCAAGCCTTTTGCTTTCTCTGTGAAAGCTTTCGCAAAAATTGCCATAGCTCAATAACACGCTGTTATCTTGATTTTCTTCCTGGAACTCTTTCAGTGTTTCTTTATGCTTTTTAATCCTTGTGCTTCAAATCATAATTTACGGACTGACGATATGATTAACAAAACTAATTCTATATCATGTTCAGTCTTCAGTCGGTCTAATGAgcgtttttcttatttttcctgttCCATGGAATTGAGAAACTTGGATTTTCTTCTATTACCTATTTACTTTTTCAGGTTTCGTTGAGCATGTCACCTGACGTTCCTTTAGTTGTTGAGTACAAGGTTCCTGAACTGGGCTTTGTTCGTTACTACCTGGCGCCTAAGATTGAAGACGAAGAAAGTTAAATGGGAATCATTCCCCATAATACGTgcctttatttttaaagaaaatattaatggGATGATTCATTGCCAATCTCAATTGATTTTTATACACTCTTTCAGTAAAATCGGCTAatatcataatttttgtttactatATGTTTACTAGGCTGCTTTTTACCGACTGGCTTTGCAGGGGCAACTACACCTGTTGTAggtaaagcaaattgttaaaattgtCTGTTTCCATTTGCCCTGAATGCTACTAAAAACTAGTCGAAGCGTAAAGCCacttagtttctttagtttattGAGATGTAAGGTGAGCATTTCTTGTtatgtatttataaaaaaagaagaagaaaagatctTCAGCAAGGGTACAGCAAGATGAAACTAATGAGATTTAAGATTTAtcgttttaaaaaatttaatattcaggAATAGTTCCGGTCTTAGACAGCTGGTTTATTAATATGGATGAAGTTTGGTCTCTGCTAAATTTTGCCATTTTCGCGTTAAACTCAAGTATACGTGCGTGAACTTATAGAaatgtttatatgttttgtCAAATCAATATCAAAATATGAATAAGATGCTTCAGAAAATATCGGTTCAGTAAAAAAAGCAATTGCTACAAAAGCTGAATAAACATATCACCCTAACCTCGGTGGTAATAACAAAAGGTGCTTTCTTAACTCATCGAATGGGGAAAAATGCTGCTTACAAAAAACTGTTCCGGGACccactataaaataaaaaattcgtcGAGTATAGACGAATTTCAGAAACAAGTTCAGAAACTTGTTAAACGTTATACCTCGAAGTTGcaattgaaatgtttttttttctttagcaatTACTTGGTACTTCAAAACAAAGACTTAGGAAAAAACAAAGCGCAAGAACTTTCAAGTGATGGAGAtcttttccaattatttattttccctgtaTCATGGAAAGGTGCGCTTGTGTAGTACTGGTGCATGCAAGTTGCTGTACACAAATTTGATTGCTAAACAAGGGAACTGAAACGGAGCAACTATTCAATCAGTTtcgataaaattgaaaaaatatacttGTGACTGTTTACGACCCGGTGGCACCCCACCCAACTATGAGAGTGCTAAGCTCATTTGTTTTCCCGTTTTCTTCAGAAAAAAGCTGCAACTACCGACTGTGAATTCTCTTCCTCCGTTGTCCCACCATTTAAACAGAGCTACTGTTTTTCTTTCcatgtttataaataaaatgtaatcaAGCGATCCTACGCAgcaattatatatttcctatttttttgccatgcaaaaattaaagaaaatctgCCACATTAATATCAACGAGGAgcctttaaaacttttttatagttatttgatgtattacaaatttttatgaTATCCTCCTGGAATTTTCTGtttagagaaaacaaaacttgcGGGAATAGCAGACTGCAGATGAGGCTTTGTCTAGGCTAAAACTTGTTGAAATGCTCAATCTTGTTAGTTTGACTAGATCTTGGTATTTAAAAGTACTAGTATTGggcgataatttgattaaacgatATATCGATGTTTTTAATTTCGATATTCGATCATCGATATATCCATTTCGATAtttctgatcaatttttttgatcagtttaactttaggttttgccaaaattcagtgaccaaaattgtaattaaagagtattttgcacatttttttttcaaattttgattaaaaaacttcaATTACATGAATGAATATCACGAAGACCGTGCTTTGGAACAACTCGGGCTCagcataaagaaaaataagctactggctatttttggctattcaaaTTCAGCAACATGGCAATATTTCCTCTTTAAAAGTGGCTCTGCTatcagtgattaaataaaaaaaagtttttttcaattgaaattaaggagcaatattaaagcttaaaagaacagaaattgttccttATATGAGAGGAATACTcactctaattaaacggctcttgtatttcaggaggctttcttaaataattggtacaaaaacttgaaattagCGTAAAACactgaggtattgaggaggggggtcCTCCTTGGACTTTGGAAAGTTTTTCCTGCGTAAATTTTCTTCCGTGGAGAATCTCTCCTGCAGAAAATACTCCCTACGGAAAATTCCAATTCCTCCACATGTAAGATTGgattggcaaagagaaagtaagtcagatataaaaaaaaaatatataagaatgcTGGTAAATTCTCCCATGCATAGCTTCTCCTTGGAATTTCATCCCTGGGAACTTTCGCCAACACACTAAAttctccccttggaaaattctcTCACAGAAAATTGTCTCCTTGGAAAATCTCCTCCGTAGAAAATTCTCCCTCCAGAAAATTCACGTCCCCAAAAATGTCTGTTTACCAACTCGAAGCTAATGGGGGAATCCATTTTGATTGCACCATGGGCGCCAGAAGGGGGGGGAGCAGGTCCCCCTGGAAATTTGGGACTGTAAAGTGATTATacggaaaccaaaggaaagggagcagaatagggaaaaaccatggaaaaaattttgtgttcccccattgttggctgcctgccaatagattttgacaggagaggcacacttactcccgccgtttacccgtgccatttaaccaaacacttggaaaactataggttctctgactatcttagctctatgactatctacctaggttctactgccctaggaatgacgcatggacggataaaagatagacatatctattaacaaatgaactaacatcattttatgcaatcctaataagggggagattaatgccagaattgccacTCACTCAGTTGAACTATCTGTCTggactttttctacaattagccatggcttgatgcccacagcCATTCCATTTCAATTCGAAAAGGAAAAcataagttctaatttgtgactgagcAACCCCTTGCCTGTGTTTCACAAACATTTGttctatatgatttggttggagtaacaaaaaaaaatcaaattctttatagtattgaactgtaagtaaatagcgatccttgtca from Artemia franciscana chromosome 10, ASM3288406v1, whole genome shotgun sequence includes these protein-coding regions:
- the LOC136031937 gene encoding proliferating cell nuclear antigen-like; translation: MFEARLTQGALLKKILDAIKDLVNEAVWDCSDSGISLQAMDNSHVSLVSLNLKAEGFDKYRCDRNLSLGMNLTSMSKILKCSSSDDIITMKAQDSADTVTFTFEAPSQDKVSDYEMKLMNLDQEHLGIPETDYACIVKMPAGEFARIVRDLSQFGESVVICCTKEGVKFSASGDIGTGNIKLAQNKNVDKEEEAVIIEMNEPVTLTFACRYLNSFTKATPLSSQVSLSMSPDVPLVVEYKVPELGFVRYYLAPKIEDEES